The nucleotide window TCAGCCCCattttcgtagtagacaagaaaggtggGGGTCATCGCCTTGtgttaaatctaaaagatttaaatTATTGGATcttgtacagacacttcaaaatgaaaGGAATACACATGTTGAGAGAAATTCTATTAGAAGGTGACTGGATGGTCTGCCTAGACATAAAGGACGTCTATCTCTCAATATCCATTTTTCCTCCACACAGGAGATATTTACAATTCCTGTGGAGGTGTCACTGCCTGGAGTTCAATGCTCTCcctttcggtctgtcgtcagccccctggtgcttcaccaaactgatgaGATCTGTGGTGGAATCACTTCGAGCCAAAGTGTTGATATTTGTATAACTATTTTGGGAGATATTACCTTCAGTTTTTTGCTATTTTAGGGTCTGATCAGAAGACACTGTGAAGTATGAATCTTCTGCCATTCAGCTTTCGGAGAAGCAGCTCTGTTGACTTCATTCTTGTTGCAAGGCTTTTGCTCCTTCTGGAAATGGCTCCTGTTGAGCTTGGCTTGTGGTTTTCCAGGATTTCAGATCTGCTGGTCGTTGGAAAAGTTAATCTGTAAGGAGTTTCATTTCTGATGTTTGATGTTTATCTGacttgtgcaaagaaagaggaagtgacttaagGGGTCATGGTTTATATGGACAGGGGTCTTGAGATGTGATTGGAACATGTGATTTACTGTAAAGCATCATGcgtattgatgttttttgttttactgttatttgattggctgctgtgttgagtcagtaaaagaaagagaaagcatgatcctcgcctccgtgtccttaatagaattgaaaattcttgatgcgtaagctagaaaTTGTTTTACTGTGGAGCGACTTCGATGAACTGAAGGGTATGCTTTTAACATGGTGTGGCATGCAGCAACATGCTGAAAAGAAGTCTTCTTCAATTTCCACTCCACTAAACTTGGGTAAGTTCTAATCATTGGCTTACTTCTGGCCACAAACTTGACAAAAATATAGCTCTGGACCACCTGGAGTGGAAATTACGTGAGATAGTGAATAATGTACAGTTGATGTATCATTAGATGATGTAGTGTAGACACAGAGGAGGATGGGTGCATGAAGAGAGTAAGGATCTCAGGGTCTAGTGGGTTCAAGGTACACTGAAAGGGGCATGTTTCAGTTCATACTATAGCTAAACATATGGCCAAGTGACTGAGGTGTTTACTTTTAAAACGGGCAACTTGGGCTTTTCTCCTGCCATCAGCCCACAACTGAAAACTGCATTGTTTATAGGCAAATCTCAATCTCCTTAAACTGTAAGTATGTAAAATGGAATGCAATGCAGATGTAAATATGCGAAATGTAATTATGGCATTCAAATGTGTATATCTCCACTTGTGCATGATCTTGTATAGATTACTAACCATCTCTCTTCCCATGAATGTACAGTGATATACTGCTTCCCAGCtatgtttgcactatataaatacaaatacaagccAGCTTGTGATACAGAAATAGAGGATGGCGCATTGTCAAACTTTTTAGTGGTGAAATTCCACCAGTAATAGTAAATGATTGCCGCTGGCCTTGTGGGAGGGTGTAAAATGAATGCTGTCGACTTTGTTGTTATGCAGTTTCTTCTCTTGATTTATGAAAATTAAACATTCATACCACCTACATATCTGTGGTTGTATGTATATATCTGGTTTTGTTGGAAGGGAGAAGTGTTCCCCACAGTGTATTTATCTTACTTTTCACATCTGGCTAGTGTTTCCAGACAACCACAATCAACCAGAGGCAAGAGGCGTTCGCTCCTGCACTTTCTTTAGCAAACCCTTACACTGTGGTCAGTTGGTTTAAATCGTTGTCTTAATGTCACTGTAGACTACAACTCTCTGAGCACCATATCTTTCACACTATAATTGAGGCTCAGGGCCATCTGTTCCTAGGGGAATGGAGCTAGTTACAACTCCTGCATCTCGCATTTCTATCCCAATTGTGTTCAACCTGCATTCCATTAAGGAATCTTCTATGAAGAGGACAGGGCTATGTCATATGCCTATGGAAGGGAATCAACAGTACATGTACAGAAAGTGATGGAAGTAGTTCCTGAATTCATCCTAGCTCATGGTAGATTCTAGGGTGAATTCCATTTCCTATTTTTTTAGCTTGTCTATGCCACTGTAGATAGCAAATTATGTTTTGCCCCGAAAAGGGCAAGCCAACATAATGTATAGGCCACTTTCCCAGTGAACATGAACACAAGCAGTCACAGATGGGTTTTGGACTCTTTTGTGCCTCATCGGGGAGGTGCAGCTTGAGACCTATAGCACAgacagcatgggacccacatctcggCTTCCCAATCACACTTAGAGTCTCTCTTACTATAAAAAGTGGTTGATGGAATTCTTGAGTTAATATCAGCTATGACGAGCAAGCAGACATGAGCCCCGTAGCTCACTGTGACATAGGTCTCAAGCAACACCTAACTAATGCCAAAAAAGGGTGAAATTGGTATGTTTTTGTTTCTGTTCCTGAATGGACGAGATGTGGCCTAGCAGCATGTAGTGAATTGAGCTGGTTGGGGCAGGACTAAGGCGGATTTTTATGTGAAATGTACCTGCCTCTCTACGGAGCAAACAAATAATGGACTGAAATgtggccagagtaattaccagttgctgagattaattgaagcatttcaGCATTTACTTTTTGTTTATTTAGAGAGATACCCTAGTTGCAGGAGCATGCCCAGATATGTGTCAAGTAGCCCTCTGTGCCATGGGATTCATGTCTACTGAAAAGGCCCAGCAGTACAAAAACTGCtctggagttgcttgtgttctgttcaGAAGGTGCATGTAACAACATTTCAGGCTGGATTGATACTGTTGTGCAGgatcaaggttgatttgcatagCGCTGGTCCCTGTTACTATTGGTACATGGATCAAACAATGAAGGAGAGGAATGTGGCagagagtaattaccagtgggaaaaattaattcaagcattttaatCATACTTTTTGTTCTCAGTGAGATGGCTTTATGTGTGATATCTAAGTCTAAAAGTGGCTCCTATATAACAATGTGAAATAACTCACAGTGCCCTAACCGAGGAGGCCCTAGTAGGTCGAAAGTGGGCTGGGACTCAAGCTCTTCCCCACTTATGGAGGTCCATCATTGCAAAACAGGACTAGCTTTGTTTGTGTTCTCAGTCACAGGGGTCATGGCACGGCAGATCTTGCTGGACCGTTCCTACTGGGAAAAGACGAAGGCTGATTTTCATACCGTTGGTCATTGACTGCAGtctcacaagaaaaaaaacattgggctGGAATGTGTCctagaataattaccagtggctgagattaattcaaacattctaaCAATGCTTTTTTTTCCCCTTAGTGAGATGTTGTATGACAAGTAactccagacgtgggtcccatatcACATGGTGGAATAGAACTCCTAGTGCCCTAGCTAATGAGGCCCTACTAGGTCAACAGTAAGCTTGGACTGATGGAGCTCCAACAAggcagaaagcagtcaggggaTGTTTGTGTTCCCGATCACAGGGGACGTGGATTGGCAGCTCTGGGTGTTCTGTTCCTTTTGTGAAGGTTGGAGGCCAAATCGCGTACAATTGATCCTTGTctacagtggcgcagtgagcaaaacAATAATAGACAAGAATGTGACCCAGAGTAATTACCTGTGGTTCAGAGTAATTAACGCATTCAgctcattatttttatgcttttcccCTTGAAATTGCATTGATGGATTAAACGAAAGGACCGTTTATTGATAGCAGCCACCCAGTGCAAATTGCTGGAATTGTTGCTGTGGGAAAAAAGGTGACAGTTTCCCCATATGCTTGCTGTGGTTGATCTTCACAAGTGTTTCTTTTCAGGCCTCCATCAAATCCTGCTCTGCAACTGCCGAGAACACTATACAGCCAGTGTTACTTTAAATGATCTGAAACATCTCAGTCCTTCTGATTACATATTAATATAAAGTAATGGAAACGTTGTAGTCGCTGCATCATCTTTACTTAACTAGTCTTCAAAATTCTTTCTACTGTCAAGTACAGTGCAACTATTACTGGGCAATTGTCACACTTCTGGATTGTTTGCATACAACAACCTTGACAGGAGCGTTGTGCCAGCCTTATCTTTTGCAAGTGTGAAACCTTCTTTTTAGTACTTGACTGCAATGATACTTTTTGTGAGAGGTGGACTCTAACCAAACCCTTTGCGGACTGACTCGGTTCTGAGTCCCCTCTTGAACCCAGCTTGCAAAAAAGACGTACATTGATTTTGATTAGAATAAAACATCAGTAACGGATGAGCTGCTACTTTTTTGCATTCTTTCAGCAAAACCCAGAAAGCCTAGTTATCGAGCTAGAAACTGAAAAAATGGCTCTTAGGTTTTCACCGTGTGGTGCAACAGGGGCATTTGTCCGGgcaaggaagcacactgcctcagaAAAAGATTTGCTCGAAATGATGTATTGGGAATGAAACAAGCAGCATGCTACAGTAGAAGCCATGCACATGCAGCATCTAATTCTGAATGAGTAGGCTTGGTTTCAAGCAGAAGTGAAGGTATAGTTTTCTTCTGCACAACAGGAAAAATAAGACTTCAGACATCCTCCTGTTTATTGATAATGGCTAGGCTGTTCCTTATATATTGTGTTTTTCATAAATGAATATGTTTAGTGAAATACAGTGTTTTAGAGGGTCTGACACACCACAGACATGAGATGGGGGTAACAGTGGAGAGTGCCAGATTAGACCGACTTGTTGCGTATACCATTGCCCCATCACACTGAAAAGGTAATAGCCCAGTACCTCTTTGTAGGTTTGACTTGATCAATGGCATTCTTTCAGAAATTCATTAATTCAATCACTATTTACTCACTGTACAGCAATTTAGTCACTAACACCCCACATTTCATAAGCATGATTTGAGACAGTATCCATTGATTTATGATACAGCATGAGCCTGTCATCTTTATTATTTTTGACAAGAAAGAAAGCAGAAATTGTCTtgaagaagtgctcactttcttttGTGCATTTTCTGATGACTAACTAGAGTCGCAAATTGtctaaagctctttccacattcaatGCATGTATatggtgtttctcctgtgtgtgttctttgatgtgtAATCAGGGCAGAGGACTGACTAAAACTCTTACCACATTCAATACAAATATATGGTTTCTCTCCTGTATGAATTCGCTGATGTTTGGCCATAGCTGATGAATCAGTGAAACTCCTTCCACATTCATTGCACGTGTAAGGCTTCTCACCAGTGTGTATTCTCTGATGTCTCAGAAGGTTGGCTGGCCAGCAGAAACTGATTCCACATTCATCACATTTAAATGGTCTCTCCCctgtgtgccttcgtttgtgttTTACTAACGTTATCAATTGACTATAACTTTTGTCACATTCATTGCATGCATATggtttctcacctgtgtgtgttcgctggtgTGTGAGCAATGCAGATGACTGGAAAAAACACTTTCCACAATCATCACAAGTGTATGGTTTATCCCCTGTGTGCCACCGAATATGTTTGCTCAAGGCAGACGAATCAATAAAACTCCTCCCACACTGACTGCATacgtatggtttttcccctgtgtgtatcCTTTTATGTTTATTCAAAGTAGATGAGTCACTGTAACTTTTTCCACATTCAGAGCATCTGTAAGGTCTCTCTCCAGTATGTACTCTCTGATGCACTCGCAGACTGGATGAAGTACTGAAACTTTTCCCACAGTCACTACATATAACACGCTTTGTTGGGTTACTGTCTTCAAATTCAGTGGTTTTCTGCTTGCTATCCACTGTAATGTCTGGTAACTGATGATTTATTAAAGCCGAAGGCTCTGTGCAACTCCTCCAGTTTTCATTACTTGTGTATGGTTTCTCACATTTGTGCATTTGCTCATGCTGGATGAGGTTTGACAATAGTTTAAAGCTTGCTCTACATTCATTACATACAAATGAGTTCTCTACTGTGTGCGTACAACAAGCTGAAGGATCTTTCGAGCTTGGAGTTCTGAAAACTACATCA belongs to Pleurodeles waltl isolate 20211129_DDA chromosome 9, aPleWal1.hap1.20221129, whole genome shotgun sequence and includes:
- the LOC138259209 gene encoding zinc finger protein 436-like isoform X2; this encodes MSEEASAQVPLKRPVSAFSFDEEKWKRTEKEHAKESSKKPANKNVDSTDMESRKQNPEGNCDDHFGELESYQHGIGKEDENFLQDQEEKIIQPIRTKGRLKKSATNTIDHLSGNEKANHEQHPKTYPTDGLCTECDVVFRTPSSKDPSACCTHTVENSFVCNECRASFKLLSNLIQHEQMHKCEKPYTSNENWRSCTEPSALINHQLPDITVDSKQKTTEFEDSNPTKRVICSDCGKSFSTSSSLRVHQRVHTGERPYRCSECGKSYSDSSTLNKHKRIHTGEKPYVCSQCGRSFIDSSALSKHIRWHTGDKPYTCDDCGKCFFQSSALLTHQRTHTGEKPYACNECDKSYSQLITLVKHKRRHTGERPFKCDECGISFCWPANLLRHQRIHTGEKPYTCNECGRSFTDSSAMAKHQRIHTGEKPYICIECGKSFSQSSALITHQRTHTGETPYTCIECGKSFRQFATLVSHQKMHKRK
- the LOC138259209 gene encoding zinc finger protein 436-like isoform X1 yields the protein MSEEASAQFLFFKVPLKRPVSAFSFDEEKWKRTEKEHAKESSKKPANKNVDSTDMESRKQNPEGNCDDHFGELESYQHGIGKEDENFLQDQEEKIIQPIRTKGRLKKSATNTIDHLSGNEKANHEQHPKTYPTDGLCTECDVVFRTPSSKDPSACCTHTVENSFVCNECRASFKLLSNLIQHEQMHKCEKPYTSNENWRSCTEPSALINHQLPDITVDSKQKTTEFEDSNPTKRVICSDCGKSFSTSSSLRVHQRVHTGERPYRCSECGKSYSDSSTLNKHKRIHTGEKPYVCSQCGRSFIDSSALSKHIRWHTGDKPYTCDDCGKCFFQSSALLTHQRTHTGEKPYACNECDKSYSQLITLVKHKRRHTGERPFKCDECGISFCWPANLLRHQRIHTGEKPYTCNECGRSFTDSSAMAKHQRIHTGEKPYICIECGKSFSQSSALITHQRTHTGETPYTCIECGKSFRQFATLVSHQKMHKRK
- the LOC138259209 gene encoding zinc finger protein 436-like isoform X3 encodes the protein MESRKQNPEGNCDDHFGELESYQHGIGKEDENFLQDQEEKIIQPIRTKGRLKKSATNTIDHLSGNEKANHEQHPKTYPTDGLCTECDVVFRTPSSKDPSACCTHTVENSFVCNECRASFKLLSNLIQHEQMHKCEKPYTSNENWRSCTEPSALINHQLPDITVDSKQKTTEFEDSNPTKRVICSDCGKSFSTSSSLRVHQRVHTGERPYRCSECGKSYSDSSTLNKHKRIHTGEKPYVCSQCGRSFIDSSALSKHIRWHTGDKPYTCDDCGKCFFQSSALLTHQRTHTGEKPYACNECDKSYSQLITLVKHKRRHTGERPFKCDECGISFCWPANLLRHQRIHTGEKPYTCNECGRSFTDSSAMAKHQRIHTGEKPYICIECGKSFSQSSALITHQRTHTGETPYTCIECGKSFRQFATLVSHQKMHKRK